A genomic stretch from Enterobacter oligotrophicus includes:
- the hydN gene encoding electron transport protein HydN has translation MNRFMMADASKCIGCRTCEVACVVSHQAEQDCASLTPDTFLPRIHVIKGVNISTAAICRQCEDAPCANVCPNGAIKREKGFVHVMQERCIGCKTCVVACPYGAMEVVVRPVVRNSGLGLSVRAEKAEANKCDLCYHREAGPACMEACPTHALVCVDRDKLEQMSAEKRRRAAFDTSSSLLF, from the coding sequence ATGAACCGTTTTATGATGGCCGATGCCAGTAAGTGTATTGGTTGCCGGACCTGTGAAGTCGCATGTGTTGTATCTCATCAGGCGGAGCAGGATTGCGCCTCCCTGACCCCGGACACTTTCCTGCCGCGCATTCACGTGATTAAGGGTGTGAACATTTCGACAGCAGCGATTTGCCGCCAGTGCGAAGATGCGCCGTGCGCGAATGTCTGCCCAAACGGGGCGATTAAACGTGAAAAAGGGTTTGTGCATGTGATGCAGGAGCGCTGCATTGGCTGCAAAACCTGTGTGGTGGCCTGCCCGTACGGTGCGATGGAGGTGGTTGTTCGCCCGGTCGTGCGCAACAGCGGTCTCGGGCTGAGCGTGCGCGCGGAGAAGGCCGAAGCCAACAAATGCGACCTCTGCTACCATCGTGAAGCCGGACCGGCCTGCATGGAAGCCTGTCCGACACACGCGCTGGTCTGCGTGGATCGCGATAAACTTGAGCAGATGAGCGCCGAAAAACGCCGTCGCGCGGCGTTCGACACCTCGTCGTCACTGCTGTTTTAA
- the hypF gene encoding carbamoyltransferase HypF yields the protein MGSNGIQLRVRGKVQGVGFRPFVWQLAHQLQLAGDVCNDGEGVLVRLAGKGGAFITRLRQGCPPLARIDEIDSQPFNWATLPDEFTIRHSASGAMDTQIVPDAATCPACLAEMRDPRERRYRYPFINCTHCGPRFTIIRAMPYDRPATAMAPFPLCVPCETEYRNPADRRFHAQPVACPDCGPELEWRSGDKRATREQALSAAVAMLKDGGIVAVKGLGGFHLACDALNPEAVAKLRSRKQRPAKPLAVMIPQADNLPASVQTLLHAPAAPIVLTPKTCLPAFPEAIAPGLGCIGVMLPANPLQHLLMMDCPHPLVMTSGNLSGRPPAIGNQQALEELSEIADGFLLHNRDILQRMDDSVMDDDGAILRRARGFVPDAITLPAGFSNIPAMLCTGAEMKNTFCLVRGNQAVLSQHFGDLSDEGVDAQWRSALSVMQQIYAFQAERVVCDAHPGYRARQWAETQALPVETVLHHHAHAAACLAENGWPLDGGDVIALTLDGIGMGENGALWGGECLRVNYLECEHLGGLPAVALPGGDLAARQPWRNLLAHCLAFVPGWQQYPETHVVQRQNWPLLATAISRGVNAQLASSCGRLFDAVACALGIETQTYEGEAACRLEALAATCAGVKHPVTLSVDNLALFWQQWLGWQADPCERAWAFHDALAKGLADLAARHARRLSLSTICFSGGVLHNRLLRTRLRHYLSDFTLLFPHHLPAGDGAISFGQAVVAAARSCSQRT from the coding sequence ATGGGCAGTAACGGCATACAGTTGCGGGTGCGCGGCAAAGTGCAGGGCGTCGGATTTCGGCCCTTCGTCTGGCAGCTGGCGCATCAGCTTCAGCTAGCGGGCGATGTCTGTAACGATGGAGAAGGCGTGCTGGTACGCCTCGCGGGTAAGGGTGGGGCCTTTATCACAAGGCTGCGCCAGGGCTGCCCACCGCTGGCGCGTATTGATGAAATAGACTCTCAGCCTTTTAACTGGGCAACGCTGCCAGACGAATTCACCATCCGTCACAGCGCGAGTGGGGCGATGGACACGCAAATTGTGCCGGATGCCGCCACCTGCCCCGCATGCCTGGCAGAGATGCGCGATCCTCGCGAGCGCCGTTATCGCTATCCGTTTATCAACTGCACCCACTGCGGCCCGCGTTTTACCATTATCCGCGCAATGCCCTATGACCGCCCGGCCACGGCAATGGCCCCGTTCCCGCTCTGTGTGCCCTGTGAAACGGAGTACCGCAACCCTGCCGACCGGCGCTTTCACGCGCAGCCGGTTGCCTGCCCGGACTGCGGTCCGGAGCTTGAATGGCGTTCGGGAGATAAACGTGCCACGCGTGAACAGGCGCTGAGCGCGGCGGTCGCGATGTTAAAAGACGGCGGTATTGTGGCGGTCAAAGGATTGGGCGGTTTTCACCTCGCCTGCGATGCGCTCAACCCAGAGGCAGTAGCAAAACTGCGGTCACGTAAACAGCGCCCGGCGAAGCCGCTGGCGGTGATGATCCCGCAGGCGGATAACCTGCCGGCGTCGGTTCAGACGCTGTTACACGCTCCCGCTGCTCCCATTGTGCTTACGCCAAAAACGTGTCTGCCTGCGTTTCCTGAGGCGATTGCGCCAGGTCTGGGCTGCATTGGTGTCATGCTGCCTGCGAACCCGCTGCAACATCTGTTGATGATGGATTGCCCACACCCGCTGGTGATGACCTCCGGCAATCTCAGCGGTCGCCCGCCCGCCATTGGTAATCAGCAGGCGCTGGAAGAACTTTCGGAGATCGCTGACGGCTTTCTGCTGCACAACCGCGACATCCTGCAGCGGATGGATGATTCGGTGATGGATGATGACGGTGCGATCCTGCGTCGTGCGCGAGGTTTCGTGCCGGATGCCATCACGTTACCCGCCGGTTTTAGCAATATCCCCGCTATGTTATGCACTGGCGCAGAGATGAAAAACACCTTCTGCCTGGTGCGCGGGAACCAGGCGGTGCTGAGCCAGCACTTCGGCGATCTCAGTGACGAAGGCGTTGACGCGCAGTGGCGCTCAGCGCTGTCGGTCATGCAGCAGATCTATGCTTTTCAGGCAGAGCGCGTCGTGTGCGATGCTCATCCGGGATACCGCGCTCGCCAGTGGGCGGAAACGCAGGCGTTGCCTGTCGAAACCGTACTGCATCACCACGCTCACGCAGCCGCGTGCCTGGCAGAAAACGGCTGGCCGCTCGACGGCGGGGATGTTATCGCGTTAACGCTGGATGGGATCGGCATGGGCGAAAACGGCGCGCTGTGGGGCGGCGAGTGTCTGCGGGTGAATTATCTTGAGTGCGAACATCTGGGCGGGCTGCCTGCCGTGGCGCTACCGGGTGGCGATCTGGCGGCCAGGCAGCCGTGGCGTAATCTTCTCGCCCACTGCCTGGCGTTTGTGCCTGGCTGGCAGCAGTATCCGGAAACGCACGTTGTTCAGCGGCAAAACTGGCCGCTGCTGGCGACGGCGATTTCTCGTGGTGTAAATGCGCAACTGGCCTCGTCCTGTGGTCGCCTTTTCGACGCGGTGGCCTGTGCATTGGGCATTGAAACACAAACCTATGAAGGCGAAGCGGCGTGCAGGCTGGAAGCGCTGGCAGCAACATGCGCAGGCGTAAAACACCCCGTCACGCTGTCGGTGGATAATCTTGCGCTTTTCTGGCAACAGTGGCTGGGCTGGCAGGCGGACCCCTGCGAGCGCGCATGGGCGTTTCATGATGCGCTGGCAAAAGGGCTGGCGGACCTCGCTGCGCGCCATGCCCGACGCTTATCGCTGTCGACAATCTGCTTCAGCGGTGGCGTGTTACATAACCGCCTGCTGCGCACGCGCCTGCGCCATTACCTCTCTGACTTTACGCTTCTTTTTCCTCATCATCTGCCTGCGGGTGACGGGGCGATTTCCTTCGGGCAGGCGGTGGTTGCCGCTGCCCGGTCATGTTCACAAAGGACTTAA
- a CDS encoding LacI family DNA-binding transcriptional regulator — translation MTTMLEVAKRAGVSKATVSRVLSGNGYVSQETKDRVFQAIEESGYRPNLLARNLATKRTQTLGLVVTNTLYHGVYFSELLFHAARMTEEKGRQLILADGKHSADEEREAIQYLLDMRCDAVIIYPRFLSVEEMDDIVEKCEQPIMVLNRRLRKNSSHSVWSDHKASCREAVSQLIEKGHRDIAFITGSLDSPTGVERLSGYKDALAQHRIPLRETLIAEGKWNPASGAAAVSELLSRGETFTALVASNDDMAIGAMKQLHDSGVATPDAVSVIGFDDVAIAPYIVPSLSSVRIPVTEMIKETISRLIFMLDGGEFKYQQTFSGELILRDSVIAGPHC, via the coding sequence ATGACCACGATGCTGGAAGTGGCGAAACGGGCAGGCGTTTCGAAAGCGACGGTTTCAAGGGTACTGTCGGGGAATGGCTACGTCAGCCAGGAGACCAAAGATCGGGTGTTTCAGGCCATCGAAGAGAGCGGTTATCGCCCGAATTTGCTGGCGCGAAACCTGGCAACGAAACGTACCCAGACGCTGGGGCTGGTAGTGACCAACACCCTCTATCACGGCGTTTATTTTAGCGAACTGCTGTTCCACGCCGCGCGAATGACGGAAGAGAAGGGGCGGCAGCTGATCCTGGCGGACGGCAAGCACAGCGCCGATGAAGAGCGCGAGGCGATCCAGTACCTGCTCGATATGCGCTGCGATGCGGTGATCATCTACCCGCGCTTCCTGAGCGTGGAGGAGATGGACGATATCGTTGAGAAATGCGAACAGCCGATTATGGTTCTCAACCGCCGCCTGCGGAAAAACAGCAGCCACAGCGTCTGGTCGGATCATAAAGCCTCCTGCCGGGAGGCGGTGTCGCAACTGATCGAAAAAGGGCACCGCGACATCGCGTTTATCACCGGTTCGCTGGATTCCCCCACCGGGGTTGAGCGTCTCTCCGGCTATAAAGACGCGCTGGCGCAGCACCGTATCCCGCTGCGTGAAACGCTGATCGCCGAAGGAAAGTGGAACCCGGCCAGCGGTGCGGCGGCGGTTTCTGAGCTGCTATCCCGCGGTGAAACCTTTACGGCGCTGGTCGCGAGCAACGACGATATGGCGATCGGTGCCATGAAACAACTTCACGACAGCGGGGTTGCCACCCCAGACGCGGTGTCGGTGATTGGCTTCGACGATGTGGCCATAGCGCCGTACATCGTGCCGTCTCTTTCCAGCGTTCGTATTCCGGTGACGGAGATGATCAAAGAGACCATCAGTCGCCTGATCTTCATGCTCGACGGCGGTGAGTTTAAATATCAACAAACGTTCTCCGGCGAGCTGATCCTGCGCGATTCTGTTATCGCAGGCCCGCACTGCTGA
- the ascF gene encoding PTS cellobiose/arbutin/salicin transporter subunit IIBC: MAKNYAALANDVVSALGGKDNIVAVTHCMTRLRFVLKDESLTDAARLKSINGVLGVVRSDNQCQVIIGNTVSQAYREVVSLLPTDLQPAVPEGPKKMTLKRMGAGILDALIGTMSPLIPAIIGGSMVKLLAMILEMTGVLEKGAPTLTILTVIGDGAFFFLPLMVAASAAVKFKTNMSLAIAIAGVLVHPSFIELMAKAAQGEHVEFALIPVTAVKYTYTVIPALVMTWCLSYIERWVDRITPAVTKNFLKPMLIVLIAAPLAIVLIGPLGIWIGSAISALVYTIHGYLGWLSVAIMGALWPLLVMTGMHRVFTPTIIQTIAETGKEGMVMPSEIGANLSLGGSSLAVAWKTKNPELRQTALAAAASAIMAGISEPALYGVAVRLKRPLIASLISGFICGAVAGMAGLASHSMAAPGLFTSVQFFDPANPMTIVWVFGVMGLAVVLSFVLTLILGFEDIPVEDEAEKARALQTAPVQAKAAQA, translated from the coding sequence ATGGCCAAAAATTATGCCGCGCTGGCGAACGACGTTGTTAGCGCGCTTGGCGGCAAAGACAACATCGTCGCCGTCACTCACTGCATGACGCGTCTGCGTTTCGTCCTGAAAGACGAAAGCCTCACCGATGCCGCGCGTCTGAAAAGTATCAACGGTGTGCTCGGCGTGGTGCGCAGCGACAACCAGTGCCAGGTGATCATTGGCAACACCGTTTCTCAGGCGTACCGCGAAGTGGTGAGCCTGCTGCCAACCGACCTGCAGCCTGCCGTGCCGGAAGGCCCAAAAAAAATGACGCTTAAACGCATGGGTGCCGGGATACTTGATGCGCTGATCGGCACCATGTCCCCGCTGATCCCGGCGATCATCGGTGGCTCGATGGTCAAGCTGCTGGCGATGATCCTTGAGATGACTGGTGTGCTGGAAAAAGGCGCGCCGACGCTCACCATTCTGACGGTGATCGGTGACGGCGCGTTCTTCTTCCTGCCGCTGATGGTGGCGGCTTCCGCGGCGGTGAAATTCAAAACCAACATGTCGCTGGCGATTGCCATTGCGGGCGTACTGGTGCATCCGAGCTTTATCGAGCTGATGGCGAAAGCGGCTCAGGGTGAACACGTAGAGTTCGCCTTAATTCCGGTAACGGCGGTGAAATACACCTACACGGTGATCCCGGCACTGGTGATGACCTGGTGCCTGTCTTACATCGAACGCTGGGTCGATCGCATCACGCCAGCCGTAACCAAAAACTTCCTCAAACCGATGCTGATCGTGTTGATTGCCGCTCCGCTCGCCATCGTGCTGATTGGGCCGCTGGGCATCTGGATCGGTAGCGCCATCTCCGCACTGGTGTACACCATTCACGGCTATCTGGGCTGGCTCTCCGTGGCGATTATGGGCGCGCTGTGGCCGCTGCTGGTGATGACCGGTATGCACCGCGTGTTTACGCCGACTATCATTCAAACCATTGCCGAAACGGGCAAAGAAGGGATGGTGATGCCTTCAGAAATCGGCGCGAACCTGTCGCTCGGCGGCTCCTCGCTGGCGGTAGCGTGGAAAACCAAAAACCCGGAACTGCGCCAGACGGCGCTGGCGGCGGCAGCCTCTGCCATTATGGCGGGCATTTCTGAACCGGCCCTGTACGGCGTCGCGGTACGTCTGAAACGCCCGTTAATTGCGAGCCTGATCAGCGGCTTTATCTGCGGCGCGGTAGCCGGAATGGCAGGGCTTGCCAGCCACTCAATGGCGGCTCCGGGGCTGTTCACCAGCGTGCAGTTCTTCGACCCGGCCAACCCGATGACTATCGTCTGGGTGTTTGGCGTAATGGGCCTGGCGGTTGTGCTCTCGTTTGTTCTGACTCTGATATTAGGTTTTGAGGATATCCCGGTCGAAGACGAAGCTGAAAAAGCGCGTGCCCTGCAAACCGCACCGGTTCAGGCCAAAGCAGCACAAGCATAA
- a CDS encoding SgrR family transcriptional regulator — protein MRQLQKIRQYQRLYQHYGAEPKPTTIAEVAEVALCSERHARTLLRQLAHSGWLSWNAQPGRGHRALLHCLATTSELSAPLMHACLEKGDYQSALQLADGDPASLHHIITPFLGGKWLKHQPTLRIPWYRPLTSLHPALQRRRAEQHIICAVHAGLTRYAPGQPQPLPDLAHHWDASDDKRCWHFYLRSGAHWHNGQPISDGDILFALQQMLTDPARNAGLKHVQSVSLVAPWYLEITLDTPDAMLAHRLAHHVCRLPHPQQPDIGAGPFAIAHHHSHYLRLERQPWYFAAHPLLHAIEFWRTRTEAQKPAWITVGKGQNAQEAATSTSGGFAWLMMNANLPQPQAIWLRQAIQTINQQKFSHRNDLETRTEILPGLNTPRSPAIPDVPLPKTLTLVCYHTPELRELSDTLRTHLKKQGCELIIAWKDRDEWHAPEALEKADLLLGDYLAGELPGFALAEWFTDEPAWATALGGKVWDEEKQKLMAYCESEESLDRNLAPFFRHLLESGACTPLFHYRYRINTMENVQDIVLTAGGWLDFTRAWLPSGQERTTSAS, from the coding sequence ATGCGACAGCTTCAAAAAATCCGTCAGTATCAACGGCTTTATCAGCACTACGGTGCAGAGCCAAAGCCCACGACCATTGCCGAAGTTGCCGAGGTGGCGCTGTGCAGTGAACGCCATGCCCGCACGCTGCTGCGCCAGCTTGCACACAGTGGATGGCTAAGCTGGAATGCACAACCGGGGCGCGGGCACCGCGCCCTATTGCATTGCCTGGCGACCACCAGCGAACTCAGCGCGCCGTTAATGCATGCCTGCCTTGAGAAAGGGGATTATCAGAGCGCCCTGCAACTGGCCGATGGCGATCCGGCGAGCCTCCACCACATTATTACGCCGTTTCTTGGTGGCAAATGGCTCAAGCACCAGCCGACATTACGCATTCCGTGGTATCGCCCGTTGACCTCACTTCACCCGGCGTTGCAGCGGCGTCGCGCTGAGCAACATATCATCTGTGCGGTTCACGCAGGTCTGACACGCTATGCTCCCGGTCAGCCACAACCGCTCCCCGATTTAGCTCACCACTGGGATGCCAGCGATGACAAACGCTGCTGGCATTTTTATCTGCGTAGCGGCGCTCACTGGCATAACGGACAGCCCATCAGTGATGGCGATATTCTGTTTGCGCTGCAACAGATGCTCACGGACCCGGCTCGTAACGCAGGGCTAAAACATGTCCAGAGCGTGTCGCTGGTTGCCCCCTGGTATCTGGAGATCACGCTGGACACGCCTGACGCGATGCTGGCACACCGCCTCGCCCATCACGTTTGCCGTCTGCCGCATCCGCAGCAGCCGGATATCGGTGCCGGGCCTTTTGCTATCGCCCATCACCATTCGCATTATCTGCGCCTTGAGCGGCAGCCCTGGTACTTTGCTGCCCATCCACTCCTGCACGCGATTGAATTCTGGCGAACCCGTACTGAGGCGCAAAAACCCGCGTGGATAACCGTCGGAAAAGGACAGAACGCGCAGGAGGCTGCGACTTCCACCAGCGGTGGATTCGCCTGGTTGATGATGAATGCAAATCTTCCCCAGCCGCAGGCAATCTGGCTGCGCCAGGCGATCCAGACGATTAATCAGCAAAAATTTTCCCATCGGAACGATCTGGAAACCCGCACGGAAATTCTTCCTGGCCTTAACACGCCTCGTTCTCCGGCCATACCTGACGTGCCACTTCCCAAAACGCTCACGCTGGTCTGCTACCACACACCGGAACTGCGTGAACTGAGCGACACATTACGCACGCATCTCAAAAAACAGGGCTGTGAGCTGATCATCGCCTGGAAGGATCGTGACGAATGGCATGCCCCCGAAGCCCTGGAAAAAGCCGATCTCCTGCTTGGCGACTATCTGGCGGGCGAGCTACCCGGTTTTGCTCTGGCAGAGTGGTTTACCGACGAACCGGCGTGGGCCACGGCACTGGGGGGAAAAGTGTGGGATGAAGAGAAGCAGAAACTGATGGCATACTGCGAGAGCGAGGAGAGTCTGGATCGCAATCTGGCCCCCTTCTTCCGGCATTTACTGGAAAGCGGCGCATGTACGCCGCTGTTTCACTATCGCTACCGCATCAATACCATGGAAAATGTGCAGGATATTGTGCTCACTGCCGGTGGCTGGCTTGATTTCACGCGCGCCTGGCTACCTTCTGGTCAGGAACGCACTACCAGTGCATCGTAG
- the nagE gene encoding N-acetylglucosamine-specific PTS transporter subunit IIBC produces the protein MNAFSYLQRLGKALMLPIATLPVAAILLRLGQPDVFNIPFIASAGGGIFDSLPLLFALGIAIGLAKDNAGAAALAGAVGFLVLTKATAVINASINMSFFAGIIAGVVAGHCYNRFSNTKLPDFLAFFAGKRLVPIMTGLICLFIAWICGYVWPSVQHGIDTFSLLVSRSGEPGWFIYGVLNRALIPFGLHYILHSVFWFSLGDCLKVTYDAASAVHNICLAPDVVKGLVVGGAVPGIDGSSITQIATDLTRGDLNRFFAGDPHAGVYMAWAYPIFMGGLPGAALAMYFAAPKARRSAVGGMLLSVALTAFLTGITEPIEFSFLFLAPALYALHAVLAGVSMVIANSLGVLHGFGFSAGLIDFVLNWGLATKPWILIPLIALFFVIYFVVFSFAIRFFKLKTPGREDDDTVTGDSDDQSEAIAHYIAALGGKQNLKIVDACITRLRLTLVDNSVLDEPALKALGAKGILKMGSQNAQVILGPQAESIALKIRAQIDS, from the coding sequence ATGAACGCATTCAGTTATCTGCAACGTCTGGGTAAAGCCCTGATGCTGCCTATCGCAACCTTACCGGTTGCAGCCATATTATTACGCCTCGGCCAGCCTGACGTTTTTAATATTCCCTTTATCGCCAGTGCGGGTGGCGGGATCTTCGACAGTCTACCGCTGTTATTTGCGTTGGGTATTGCCATTGGTCTGGCGAAAGACAATGCAGGCGCAGCGGCACTCGCCGGTGCTGTCGGCTTCCTGGTGCTCACCAAAGCCACGGCGGTAATTAACGCATCAATTAACATGTCCTTCTTCGCCGGGATCATTGCGGGCGTGGTGGCAGGCCACTGCTACAACCGCTTCTCAAACACTAAGCTGCCAGATTTCCTCGCATTCTTCGCCGGTAAACGCCTGGTGCCGATCATGACCGGGTTAATCTGTCTGTTTATCGCCTGGATCTGTGGCTACGTATGGCCTTCCGTACAACACGGGATTGATACCTTCAGCCTGCTGGTGTCACGCAGCGGCGAGCCAGGCTGGTTTATCTATGGCGTACTTAACCGTGCGTTGATTCCATTTGGTCTGCACTACATCCTGCACTCTGTCTTCTGGTTCAGCCTGGGTGATTGCCTGAAAGTCACCTACGATGCGGCAAGTGCAGTACACAACATCTGCCTTGCGCCGGATGTGGTGAAAGGCCTTGTCGTGGGCGGTGCGGTGCCGGGTATCGACGGCTCCAGCATTACCCAGATTGCCACCGATCTGACCCGTGGCGATCTCAACCGCTTCTTCGCGGGCGATCCGCATGCCGGTGTTTACATGGCGTGGGCGTACCCCATCTTTATGGGTGGTCTGCCAGGTGCTGCGCTGGCAATGTACTTTGCTGCGCCAAAAGCACGCCGTTCTGCGGTAGGCGGGATGCTGCTCTCCGTTGCGCTGACGGCCTTCCTGACCGGTATCACCGAGCCAATCGAGTTCTCCTTCCTGTTCCTCGCCCCTGCCCTGTATGCGCTACATGCAGTGCTGGCTGGCGTGAGCATGGTGATCGCCAACAGCCTCGGCGTGCTGCATGGCTTTGGTTTCTCGGCAGGGCTTATCGATTTTGTCCTGAACTGGGGACTCGCCACAAAACCGTGGATACTGATCCCGCTGATCGCCCTGTTCTTTGTGATTTACTTTGTGGTGTTCAGCTTCGCTATTCGCTTCTTCAAACTGAAAACGCCGGGCCGCGAAGATGATGACACCGTAACAGGCGATTCTGACGATCAGAGCGAAGCCATCGCACACTATATTGCTGCGCTCGGCGGCAAACAGAACCTGAAAATTGTCGATGCCTGCATTACGCGTCTGCGTTTAACGCTTGTGGACAACAGCGTGCTGGACGAACCCGCGCTGAAAGCGCTGGGTGCCAAAGGCATTCTGAAGATGGGTTCCCAGAATGCGCAGGTCATTCTGGGACCACAGGCGGAAAGTATAGCGCTAAAGATACGCGCGCAAATCGATAGCTAA
- a CDS encoding HoxN/HupN/NixA family nickel/cobalt transporter → MLRLLRNEPRAAFLLLALIMANLLAWGWAWKTFSGSTALMAASLLAWCYGLRHAVDADHIAAIDTVTRKMMQQGKRPSGVGAWFSLGHSTIVVLASIAIAATATAFQKNMAWFHETGSLIGTAVSATFLLAMALVNMVILRGVWHSFQALKKGRAVSSDTTLPVQGGVMNWLFGATFRLVNKSWQMYLVGFLFGLGFDTATEIGVLGISAASASSGMSVWSIMIFPALFASGMALVDTLDNLLMVGAYGWAFNKPQRKLYYNMTITGTSVVVALFIGGLEALGLLMDKFSLSGGVWDFIGAVNDNLGNAGFVVVGLFVACWLISMVNYRWRGYDALVVRS, encoded by the coding sequence ATGTTACGACTCTTACGCAATGAACCTCGCGCAGCGTTCCTGCTGCTGGCTCTGATAATGGCCAACCTGCTGGCCTGGGGATGGGCGTGGAAAACCTTCAGCGGCAGCACGGCGCTGATGGCGGCAAGCCTGCTGGCCTGGTGCTATGGCCTGCGTCATGCGGTTGATGCGGACCATATTGCGGCGATTGATACCGTCACTCGTAAGATGATGCAGCAGGGCAAGCGTCCATCCGGCGTGGGTGCGTGGTTTTCCCTCGGACATTCCACCATCGTAGTGCTGGCCTCCATTGCTATTGCCGCTACCGCCACGGCGTTTCAGAAAAACATGGCCTGGTTCCACGAAACCGGCAGCCTGATTGGCACCGCCGTTTCAGCCACTTTCCTGCTGGCGATGGCGCTGGTCAATATGGTGATTTTGCGTGGCGTCTGGCACAGTTTTCAGGCGCTGAAAAAAGGACGCGCGGTCAGCAGTGATACGACGCTTCCGGTTCAGGGTGGGGTGATGAACTGGCTGTTTGGTGCGACCTTTCGCCTGGTGAACAAGAGCTGGCAGATGTACCTGGTTGGCTTCCTGTTTGGGCTGGGTTTTGATACCGCCACAGAAATTGGTGTGCTGGGGATCTCCGCCGCCAGCGCCTCCAGTGGCATGTCGGTGTGGTCGATTATGATCTTCCCGGCACTTTTTGCCAGCGGAATGGCGCTGGTGGATACCCTGGATAACTTATTGATGGTGGGCGCTTATGGCTGGGCGTTTAACAAACCGCAGCGCAAGCTCTACTACAACATGACCATCACCGGCACATCGGTAGTGGTGGCGCTGTTTATCGGCGGGCTGGAAGCGCTGGGTTTGCTGATGGATAAATTCTCCCTCAGCGGCGGCGTCTGGGATTTCATTGGTGCGGTTAATGATAACCTGGGCAACGCCGGATTCGTGGTGGTCGGGCTGTTTGTCGCCTGCTGGCTGATCTCTATGGTCAACTACCGCTGGCGCGGCTACGATGCACTGGTAGTGCGTTCCTGA
- the norW gene encoding NADH:flavorubredoxin reductase NorW, with product MNNGIVIIGSGFAARQLVKNIRKQDANVPLTVIAADSMDEYNKPDLSHVISQNQRAEELTRQTAGEFAEQFNLRLFPYTWVSDIDASAHVVKAKDKTWQYDKLVLATGASAFVPPVEGRELMITLNSQQEYQASETLLRDAQKVMIVGGGLIGTELAMDFCRAGKSVTLVDHAASILSALMPAEVSSRLQHRLTDMGVHLLLKSQLQSLTQTGSGIRATLDHNRSVEVDVVVAATGLRPETALAHRAGAETNRGVKVDSYLQTTQPDIYALGDCAEINGQVLPFLQPIQLSAMYLAKNLLGANAPLKLPAMLVKVKTPELPLHLAGETQRQDLSWQIAIEPQGMVARGADNDGQLRAFVVSEDRMKEAFALLKSLPA from the coding sequence ATGAACAACGGTATCGTCATTATCGGCTCGGGCTTTGCCGCCCGTCAGCTGGTGAAAAACATCCGCAAGCAGGATGCTAACGTGCCGTTGACGGTGATTGCCGCCGACAGCATGGACGAGTACAACAAGCCTGATTTAAGCCATGTCATTAGCCAGAATCAGCGTGCTGAAGAGCTCACCCGCCAGACGGCGGGGGAGTTCGCAGAACAGTTTAACCTGCGCCTGTTCCCGTACACGTGGGTAAGCGATATCGACGCCAGCGCGCATGTGGTGAAAGCAAAAGATAAAACCTGGCAGTACGACAAGCTGGTACTGGCGACAGGTGCCTCCGCTTTCGTTCCACCGGTTGAAGGCCGTGAGCTGATGATCACCCTGAACAGCCAGCAGGAGTATCAGGCCAGTGAAACGCTGTTACGTGACGCACAGAAAGTGATGATTGTCGGCGGCGGCCTGATTGGCACCGAGCTGGCGATGGATTTCTGCCGTGCGGGAAAATCCGTCACCCTGGTTGACCACGCAGCCAGCATTCTGTCGGCGCTGATGCCAGCAGAAGTAAGCAGTCGCTTACAGCATCGTCTGACCGATATGGGCGTGCATCTGCTGCTGAAATCTCAGCTGCAATCTTTGACTCAAACCGGGAGTGGCATCCGCGCCACGCTCGACCACAACCGCAGCGTTGAGGTGGATGTGGTTGTCGCGGCCACCGGCCTTCGCCCGGAAACCGCGCTGGCACATCGTGCCGGAGCAGAGACAAACCGTGGCGTGAAGGTGGATAGCTACCTGCAAACCACGCAACCGGATATTTATGCTCTGGGTGACTGCGCCGAAATCAATGGTCAGGTTCTGCCCTTCCTGCAACCGATTCAGTTAAGCGCCATGTATCTGGCAAAAAACCTGCTCGGCGCTAACGCTCCGCTGAAATTGCCTGCCATGCTGGTGAAGGTAAAAACACCGGAGTTGCCGCTGCATCTCGCAGGTGAAACGCAGCGACAGGATCTAAGCTGGCAGATAGCCATTGAACCACAGGGGATGGTGGCTCGCGGTGCTGACAACGACGGGCAGTTACGCGCCTTCGTGGTCAGTGAAGATCGGATGAAGGAGGCTTTTGCTCTGCTGAAATCGTTGCCTGCATAA